The Arachis ipaensis cultivar K30076 chromosome B07, Araip1.1, whole genome shotgun sequence genome includes a window with the following:
- the LOC107606296 gene encoding uncharacterized protein At4g33100 has translation MKEKKTSSKSSSSTSPCSHLRDAYNNCFNRWYSEKFMKGHWDKQECVAEWQKYRACLSQHLDDKLLSHFLEAEQIDQNHLSKPSNE, from the exons atgaaagagaagaaaacaagTTCCAAATCCTCTTCTTCAACCTCTCCTTGTTCCCATCTTAGAGACGCATACAACAATTGCTTCAACAG GTGGTACTCGGAGAAATTCATGAAGGGTCATTGGGACAAACAAGAATGTGTTGCGGAGTGGCAAAAGTACAGAGCTTGCCTTTCT CAACATTTGGATGATAAACTCCTCAGTCATTTCTTGGAAGCTGAACAAATTGATCAAAACCATTTGAGTAAACCTTCTAATGAGTAA